A stretch of the Capsicum annuum cultivar UCD-10X-F1 chromosome 10, UCD10Xv1.1, whole genome shotgun sequence genome encodes the following:
- the LOC124887787 gene encoding uncharacterized protein LOC124887787 — MTVENHAKDGMANVAVTIIPTSSRSIVAPAMAPIEKSKKFSNVNFKSPLELSEECFIVTEAWKHSNFSDLWDALEMKYKSEDAGMQKFIIARFLHFKMTDSKTVISQVQELQVIIHDLLAEGLIVNEAFQVAAIIEKLPLLWKDFKNYLKHKRKEMSVEDLIVRLRIEEDNKVAEKSFRGNSSNSGANIVEDDPINQRKERKRMNNKAILLRKNSKEIALLVKRSKVGPA; from the exons ATGACTGTTGAAAATCATGCTAAAGATGGAATGGCAAATGTCGCAGTAACAATTATTCCTACTTCAAGTCGTTCAATTGTTGCACCCGCCATGGCACCGATAGAGAAATCTAAAAAGTTTTCTAATGTGAATTTTAAAAG CCCTCTAGAATTATCGGAGGAATGCTTTATAGTAACTGAAGCGTGGAAGCACTCGAATTTCTCAG ATTTGTgggatgctttggagatgaaatACAAATCTGAGGATGCGGGAATGCAAAAGTTCATTATTGCAAGATTTCTTCACTTTAAGATGACAGATAGTAAGACTGTTATCTCGCAGGTTCAAGAATTGCAAgttatcatccatgatctcctagcggaag gtttgattgtgaatgaggcTTTCCAAGTAGCTGCTATAATTGAGAAATTACCACtattgtggaaagacttcaaaaactacttgaagcacaagaGAAAGGAGATGTCGGTTgaagacctcattgtgaggttACGAATTGAAGAAGACAATAAAGTAGCCGAGAAGAGTTTTAGAGGAAATTCCTCAAATAGTGGAGCAAATATTGTGGAGGATGACCCtataaatcaaagaaaagaaagaaaacgtATGAACAACAAAGCAATCCtcctaagaaaaaattcaaaggaAATTGCTTTACTTGTGAAAAG ATCAAAGGTAGGTCCAGCATAG
- the LOC107845618 gene encoding cell cycle checkpoint control protein RAD9A isoform X2 codes for MEFTLSGNALKTFTRSITCLARIGNELAIQASSTKLTFHTLNSSRSAYLSITFKPGFFDVYTVFGPQMQCSVLLKAICSVLRTPIASIDHLTVLLPNPDASKVQWTLNCHNGMKKAYWITCDVEPHIQNLSLDRTKLPSNFVLRPRDLNRLFSNFQTTLQEITIIATNPTCLPPDAATEIGGKAVELRSYIDPTKENDSALHTQLWIDPTEEFVQYNHIGSPVDVTFGVKESKAFLSFCEGCEVDIQFYFDKAGEPILVVPKFGLDDGSNSTFDATLMLATMLMSQLYTASSSENPQVVGTSYGQANDGRQAPVQERSKGNSGLTSDQTRIWSDLSGSRTKGGNGAEHGGERNENDNEQRELQQIGAMHISEAGAAGRNMSDIHNDFRCVDKNPLEQPQGMVYLDGHASQHHPSNWVDADDDDDEGDESELCVQSTPPYH; via the exons ATGGAGTTCACACTGAGTGGAAATGCGCTGAAGACATTCACCCGATCCATCACGTGTCTTGCGCGCATTGGCAATGAGCTCGCCATTCAAGCCTCTTCTACCAAG CTCACATTTCACACTCTCAACTCCTCAAGGTCGGCCTATCTATCAATTACGTTTAAACCTGGCTTTTTTGATGTCTACACGGTTTTTGGTCCACAGATGCAATGTAGTGTGCTCTTGAAG GCCATTTGTTCTGTATTAAGAACACCAATTGCCAGTATAGATCATTTGACTGTGTTATTGCCTAATCCTGATGCATCAAAGGTGCAGTGGACACTGAACTGTCATAATG GTATGAAAAAAGCTTACTGGATTACGTGCGACGTTGAACCACACATACAAAACCTATCTCTTGATAGGACAAAGCTTCCAAGCAACTTTGTGCTGAGGCCTCGTGATCTGAACAGGTTATTCTCCAACTTCCAAACAACTCTTCAGGAGATCACAATCATTGCTACCAATCCAACTTGCTTACCTCCTGATGCTGCAACTGAAATTGGAGGGAAAGCTGTTGAGCTCAGAAGTTATATAGACCCAACAAAAG AAAATGATTCAGCACTACATACTCAGTTGTGGATAGATCCCACTGAAGAGTTTGTGCAGTACAATCATATAGGAAGCCCTGTGGATGTAACGTTTGGAGTGAAGGAATCAAAG GCTTTCCTTTCTTTCTGTGAGGGATGTGAAGTTGACATACAATTCTATTTTGATAAAGCTGGCGA GCCAATTCTAGTGGTTCCAAAATTTGGTTTAGATGATGGCTCCAACTCAACTTTTGATGCCACCTTGATGCTTGCAACCATGCTTATGTCACAGCTCTACACTGCAAGCTCTTCGGAGAATCCACAAGTTGTTGGCACTTCCTATGGGCAGGCTAATGATGGAAGACAGGCCCCAGTTCAGGagaggtcaaaagggaattcggGGCTTACATCTGACCAGACCAGGATTTGGTCTGATCTTTCAG GAAGCAGAACAAAAGGTGGCAATGGTGCTGAACATGGAGGAGAAAGAAATGAGAACGATAATGAGCAAAGGGAACTTCAGCAAATTGGTGCGATGCATATATCTGAAGCTGGAGCAGCTGGAAGAAATATGTCTGACATTCATAATGA CTTTCGTTGTGTTGACAAAAATCCTTTGGAACAACCTCAAG GCATGGTATATTTGGATGGTCATGCTTCTCAACACCATCCTAGTAACTGGGTGGAtgcagatgatgatgatgatgaaggagATGAGTCAGAGTTGTGTGTTCAATCAACACCTCCATATCATTAG
- the LOC107845618 gene encoding cell cycle checkpoint control protein RAD9A isoform X1, whose product MEFTLSGNALKTFTRSITCLARIGNELAIQASSTKLTFHTLNSSRSAYLSITFKPGFFDVYTVFGPQMQCSVLLKAICSVLRTPIASIDHLTVLLPNPDASKVQWTLNCHNGMKKAYWITCDVEPHIQNLSLDRTKLPSNFVLRPRDLNRLFSNFQTTLQEITIIATNPTCLPPDAATEIGGKAVELRSYIDPTKENDSALHTQLWIDPTEEFVQYNHIGSPVDVTFGVKESKAFLSFCEGCEVDIQFYFDKAGEPILVVPKFGLDDGSNSTFDATLMLATMLMSQLYTASSSENPQVVGTSYGQANDGRQAPVQERSKGNSGLTSDQTRIWSDLSEQKVAMVLNMEEKEMRTIMSKGNFSKLVRCIYLKLEQLEEICLTFIMTFVVLTKILWNNLKAWYIWMVMLLNTILVTGWMQMMMMMKEMSQSCVFNQHLHIIRNTTAQVVL is encoded by the exons ATGGAGTTCACACTGAGTGGAAATGCGCTGAAGACATTCACCCGATCCATCACGTGTCTTGCGCGCATTGGCAATGAGCTCGCCATTCAAGCCTCTTCTACCAAG CTCACATTTCACACTCTCAACTCCTCAAGGTCGGCCTATCTATCAATTACGTTTAAACCTGGCTTTTTTGATGTCTACACGGTTTTTGGTCCACAGATGCAATGTAGTGTGCTCTTGAAG GCCATTTGTTCTGTATTAAGAACACCAATTGCCAGTATAGATCATTTGACTGTGTTATTGCCTAATCCTGATGCATCAAAGGTGCAGTGGACACTGAACTGTCATAATG GTATGAAAAAAGCTTACTGGATTACGTGCGACGTTGAACCACACATACAAAACCTATCTCTTGATAGGACAAAGCTTCCAAGCAACTTTGTGCTGAGGCCTCGTGATCTGAACAGGTTATTCTCCAACTTCCAAACAACTCTTCAGGAGATCACAATCATTGCTACCAATCCAACTTGCTTACCTCCTGATGCTGCAACTGAAATTGGAGGGAAAGCTGTTGAGCTCAGAAGTTATATAGACCCAACAAAAG AAAATGATTCAGCACTACATACTCAGTTGTGGATAGATCCCACTGAAGAGTTTGTGCAGTACAATCATATAGGAAGCCCTGTGGATGTAACGTTTGGAGTGAAGGAATCAAAG GCTTTCCTTTCTTTCTGTGAGGGATGTGAAGTTGACATACAATTCTATTTTGATAAAGCTGGCGA GCCAATTCTAGTGGTTCCAAAATTTGGTTTAGATGATGGCTCCAACTCAACTTTTGATGCCACCTTGATGCTTGCAACCATGCTTATGTCACAGCTCTACACTGCAAGCTCTTCGGAGAATCCACAAGTTGTTGGCACTTCCTATGGGCAGGCTAATGATGGAAGACAGGCCCCAGTTCAGGagaggtcaaaagggaattcggGGCTTACATCTGACCAGACCAGGATTTGGTCTGATCTTTCAG AACAAAAGGTGGCAATGGTGCTGAACATGGAGGAGAAAGAAATGAGAACGATAATGAGCAAAGGGAACTTCAGCAAATTGGTGCGATGCATATATCTGAAGCTGGAGCAGCTGGAAGAAATATGTCTGACATTCATAATGA CTTTCGTTGTGTTGACAAAAATCCTTTGGAACAACCTCAAG GCATGGTATATTTGGATGGTCATGCTTCTCAACACCATCCTAGTAACTGGGTGGAtgcagatgatgatgatgatgaaggagATGAGTCAGAGTTGTGTGTTCAATCAACACCTCCATATCATTAGGAATACAACAGCTCAAGTTGTTCTATAA
- the LOC107845618 gene encoding cell cycle checkpoint control protein RAD9A isoform X3, with amino-acid sequence MEFTLSGNALKTFTRSITCLARIGNELAIQASSTKLTFHTLNSSRSAYLSITFKPGFFDVYTVFGPQMQCSVLLKAICSVLRTPIASIDHLTVLLPNPDASKVQWTLNCHNGMKKAYWITCDVEPHIQNLSLDRTKLPSNFVLRPRDLNRLFSNFQTTLQEITIIATNPTCLPPDAATEIGGKAVELRSYIDPTKENDSALHTQLWIDPTEEFVQYNHIGSPVDVTFGVKESKAFLSFCEGCEVDIQFYFDKAGEPILVVPKFGLDDGSNSTFDATLMLATMLMSQLYTASSSENPQVVGTSYGQANDGRQAPVQERSKGNSGLTSDQTRIWSDLSGSRTKGGNGAEHGGERNENDNEQRELQQIGAMHISEAGAAGRNMSDIHNDVLPQKKVTFLDCID; translated from the exons ATGGAGTTCACACTGAGTGGAAATGCGCTGAAGACATTCACCCGATCCATCACGTGTCTTGCGCGCATTGGCAATGAGCTCGCCATTCAAGCCTCTTCTACCAAG CTCACATTTCACACTCTCAACTCCTCAAGGTCGGCCTATCTATCAATTACGTTTAAACCTGGCTTTTTTGATGTCTACACGGTTTTTGGTCCACAGATGCAATGTAGTGTGCTCTTGAAG GCCATTTGTTCTGTATTAAGAACACCAATTGCCAGTATAGATCATTTGACTGTGTTATTGCCTAATCCTGATGCATCAAAGGTGCAGTGGACACTGAACTGTCATAATG GTATGAAAAAAGCTTACTGGATTACGTGCGACGTTGAACCACACATACAAAACCTATCTCTTGATAGGACAAAGCTTCCAAGCAACTTTGTGCTGAGGCCTCGTGATCTGAACAGGTTATTCTCCAACTTCCAAACAACTCTTCAGGAGATCACAATCATTGCTACCAATCCAACTTGCTTACCTCCTGATGCTGCAACTGAAATTGGAGGGAAAGCTGTTGAGCTCAGAAGTTATATAGACCCAACAAAAG AAAATGATTCAGCACTACATACTCAGTTGTGGATAGATCCCACTGAAGAGTTTGTGCAGTACAATCATATAGGAAGCCCTGTGGATGTAACGTTTGGAGTGAAGGAATCAAAG GCTTTCCTTTCTTTCTGTGAGGGATGTGAAGTTGACATACAATTCTATTTTGATAAAGCTGGCGA GCCAATTCTAGTGGTTCCAAAATTTGGTTTAGATGATGGCTCCAACTCAACTTTTGATGCCACCTTGATGCTTGCAACCATGCTTATGTCACAGCTCTACACTGCAAGCTCTTCGGAGAATCCACAAGTTGTTGGCACTTCCTATGGGCAGGCTAATGATGGAAGACAGGCCCCAGTTCAGGagaggtcaaaagggaattcggGGCTTACATCTGACCAGACCAGGATTTGGTCTGATCTTTCAG GAAGCAGAACAAAAGGTGGCAATGGTGCTGAACATGGAGGAGAAAGAAATGAGAACGATAATGAGCAAAGGGAACTTCAGCAAATTGGTGCGATGCATATATCTGAAGCTGGAGCAGCTGGAAGAAATATGTCTGACATTCATAATGA TGTACTTCCCCAGAAGAAAGTGACTTTTCTTGACTGCATCGATTAG
- the LOC107845618 gene encoding cell cycle checkpoint control protein RAD9A isoform X4 has product MEFTLSGNALKTFTRSITCLARIGNELAIQASSTKLTFHTLNSSRSAYLSITFKPGFFDVYTVFGPQMQCSVLLKAICSVLRTPIASIDHLTVLLPNPDASKVQWTLNCHNGMKKAYWITCDVEPHIQNLSLDRTKLPSNFVLRPRDLNRLFSNFQTTLQEITIIATNPTCLPPDAATEIGGKAVELRSYIDPTKENDSALHTQLWIDPTEEFVQYNHIGSPVDVTFGVKESKAFLSFCEGCEVDIQFYFDKAGEPILVVPKFGLDDGSNSTFDATLMLATMLMSQLYTASSSENPQVVGTSYGQANDGRQAPVQERSKGNSGLTSDQTRIWSDLSEQKVAMVLNMEEKEMRTIMSKGNFSKLVRCIYLKLEQLEEICLTFIMMYFPRRK; this is encoded by the exons ATGGAGTTCACACTGAGTGGAAATGCGCTGAAGACATTCACCCGATCCATCACGTGTCTTGCGCGCATTGGCAATGAGCTCGCCATTCAAGCCTCTTCTACCAAG CTCACATTTCACACTCTCAACTCCTCAAGGTCGGCCTATCTATCAATTACGTTTAAACCTGGCTTTTTTGATGTCTACACGGTTTTTGGTCCACAGATGCAATGTAGTGTGCTCTTGAAG GCCATTTGTTCTGTATTAAGAACACCAATTGCCAGTATAGATCATTTGACTGTGTTATTGCCTAATCCTGATGCATCAAAGGTGCAGTGGACACTGAACTGTCATAATG GTATGAAAAAAGCTTACTGGATTACGTGCGACGTTGAACCACACATACAAAACCTATCTCTTGATAGGACAAAGCTTCCAAGCAACTTTGTGCTGAGGCCTCGTGATCTGAACAGGTTATTCTCCAACTTCCAAACAACTCTTCAGGAGATCACAATCATTGCTACCAATCCAACTTGCTTACCTCCTGATGCTGCAACTGAAATTGGAGGGAAAGCTGTTGAGCTCAGAAGTTATATAGACCCAACAAAAG AAAATGATTCAGCACTACATACTCAGTTGTGGATAGATCCCACTGAAGAGTTTGTGCAGTACAATCATATAGGAAGCCCTGTGGATGTAACGTTTGGAGTGAAGGAATCAAAG GCTTTCCTTTCTTTCTGTGAGGGATGTGAAGTTGACATACAATTCTATTTTGATAAAGCTGGCGA GCCAATTCTAGTGGTTCCAAAATTTGGTTTAGATGATGGCTCCAACTCAACTTTTGATGCCACCTTGATGCTTGCAACCATGCTTATGTCACAGCTCTACACTGCAAGCTCTTCGGAGAATCCACAAGTTGTTGGCACTTCCTATGGGCAGGCTAATGATGGAAGACAGGCCCCAGTTCAGGagaggtcaaaagggaattcggGGCTTACATCTGACCAGACCAGGATTTGGTCTGATCTTTCAG AACAAAAGGTGGCAATGGTGCTGAACATGGAGGAGAAAGAAATGAGAACGATAATGAGCAAAGGGAACTTCAGCAAATTGGTGCGATGCATATATCTGAAGCTGGAGCAGCTGGAAGAAATATGTCTGACATTCATAATGA TGTACTTCCCCAGAAGAAAGTGA